A stretch of Rhizobium glycinendophyticum DNA encodes these proteins:
- a CDS encoding Ppx/GppA phosphatase family protein codes for MTDPSRGGQPKSEGASTGRRKGGSHRRRGKGKKAGPAMNGLETSASAGSAAASVPERRSETVIADGPIRKRKRRRRGKGAGAPSANPQTLGVTRSGEAQSMRPVGSTGGAVVADGASGSQVRHPQSQASERHSDPARGSAGAATGEPLATRGDQPQARKGRRNRSRRGHGLKPGHVRPLTGSEPPSAAHKARAVDPAPTPKLAPAKSHAPRPPQGPVTERPRSTWEFASDDLYAALDLGTNNCRLLIAQPTRPGQFRVVDAFSRIVRLGEGLGATGRLSQDAMDRAVEALRICASKLAGRDIRRMRLIATEACRAAENGELFLERVTAETGLKLEIINRETEARLAVSGCSSLVGREARSVVLFDIGGGSSEIAVIRIADNRSSRLANHITHWTSLPVGVVTLSERHGGRDVTPDVFEAMTREVEGMLERFDCPDLGFGPGGVPDDFHLIGTSGTVTTLAGVHLDLPRYDRRKVDGLWLTDAEVTAMQAKLLSWDYAGRAANPCIGPDRADLVLAGCAILEAIRRRWPSSRMRVADRGLREGLLTDMMADDGVWRRGRSRRPHPAPQTSRER; via the coding sequence GTGACAGACCCCAGTCGCGGCGGACAGCCGAAAAGCGAGGGGGCGTCGACAGGCAGGCGCAAGGGCGGGTCACACCGCCGGCGCGGCAAGGGCAAGAAGGCGGGGCCGGCAATGAACGGTCTTGAGACTTCTGCTTCGGCAGGATCGGCGGCAGCGTCGGTCCCTGAGCGACGTTCCGAAACGGTGATTGCGGATGGCCCCATCCGCAAGCGAAAGCGCCGCCGGCGCGGCAAGGGTGCGGGAGCGCCTTCCGCCAATCCCCAAACGCTTGGTGTAACGAGGTCTGGTGAGGCGCAGTCTATGCGACCGGTCGGCTCCACCGGCGGTGCTGTCGTCGCCGACGGCGCATCTGGCTCGCAGGTTCGTCATCCACAATCGCAGGCATCGGAGCGGCATAGTGACCCCGCGCGAGGCTCAGCGGGTGCGGCAACCGGGGAGCCGTTGGCCACCCGGGGCGACCAGCCGCAAGCGCGCAAGGGTCGGCGCAACCGCAGTCGGCGCGGCCACGGCCTGAAGCCCGGGCATGTCCGGCCACTCACGGGATCGGAACCGCCCTCTGCCGCCCACAAGGCCCGTGCTGTGGATCCCGCACCCACGCCGAAGCTCGCTCCGGCCAAGTCGCATGCCCCGCGCCCTCCGCAGGGCCCTGTGACGGAGCGGCCCCGCAGCACCTGGGAATTTGCCTCAGACGATCTTTATGCGGCACTTGATCTCGGCACGAACAATTGCCGTCTGTTGATCGCCCAGCCGACCCGGCCCGGGCAGTTTCGCGTCGTCGATGCCTTCTCCCGCATCGTCCGGCTCGGCGAGGGTCTAGGCGCCACCGGCCGGCTGTCGCAGGATGCCATGGACCGGGCCGTCGAAGCCCTTCGCATCTGCGCCTCGAAGCTGGCCGGTCGCGACATAAGGCGCATGCGCCTGATTGCCACCGAAGCCTGCCGGGCGGCGGAGAACGGCGAACTCTTTCTCGAACGGGTGACCGCCGAGACCGGCCTGAAACTTGAGATCATCAACCGCGAGACCGAGGCGCGCCTTGCCGTGTCCGGCTGCTCGTCGCTGGTCGGGCGCGAGGCCCGTTCGGTGGTTCTGTTCGACATCGGCGGTGGGTCGTCCGAAATTGCCGTCATTCGCATTGCGGACAACCGCTCCAGCCGACTCGCTAACCACATCACCCATTGGACCTCGCTTCCGGTCGGCGTCGTCACGCTCTCCGAGCGCCATGGCGGTCGCGATGTGACGCCCGACGTCTTCGAGGCGATGACCCGTGAGGTCGAAGGCATGCTCGAGCGGTTCGATTGCCCCGACCTCGGCTTCGGACCGGGCGGGGTTCCCGATGATTTCCATCTGATCGGCACCTCCGGAACGGTCACGACGCTCGCGGGCGTGCATCTCGACCTGCCGCGTTACGATCGCCGCAAGGTGGATGGTCTGTGGCTCACCGATGCCGAGGTGACGGCGATGCAGGCGAAACTCTTGTCGTGGGATTATGCCGGCCGCGCAGCCAATCCCTGCATCGGACCGGATCGCGCCGATCTGGTGCTCGCTGGCTGCGCGATTTTGGAAGCCATCCGCCGCCGCTGGCCATCGAGCCGCATGCGGGTGGCGGATCGTGGCCTGCGCGAGGGACTTTTGACCGACATGATGGCCGATGACGGTGTCTGGCGACGGGGCCGCAGCCGCCGCCCGCATCCGGCGCCGCAGACTTCGAGGGAACGCTGA
- a CDS encoding RlmE family RNA methyltransferase, translating to MAKPPIAGNRTGRKLGQKVKKGKLKASSRRWIERHINDPYVQRAKLEGYRARAAFKLLEIDEKHQILKGATRIIDLGAAPGSWSQIAAKVTDSTDEDIRVAAIDFLEMAPLPGVKILQLDFLDPDAPRQLIEAVGGTPNLVISDMAAPTTGHQKTDHIRTMHLCEVAAHFAVEVLSEGGHFLAKTFQGGTEKDLLNMLKQNFRQVLHIKPASSRQESVEMFLLAKGFKGRRGAGVVELDEEGFARDPREDVPETEDLDQD from the coding sequence ATGGCAAAACCACCCATTGCCGGCAACAGAACTGGCCGCAAGCTCGGCCAGAAGGTCAAGAAGGGCAAGCTGAAGGCCTCGTCCAGGCGCTGGATCGAGCGCCACATCAACGACCCCTATGTCCAGCGCGCCAAGCTCGAGGGTTATCGTGCCCGCGCCGCTTTCAAGCTGCTGGAGATCGACGAGAAGCATCAGATCCTGAAAGGGGCGACTCGCATCATCGATCTGGGTGCGGCGCCTGGAAGCTGGTCGCAGATTGCCGCCAAGGTTACCGATTCGACGGATGAGGATATCCGCGTCGCGGCAATCGACTTCCTCGAAATGGCGCCTCTACCGGGCGTAAAAATCCTGCAGCTCGACTTTCTTGATCCCGATGCCCCGCGCCAGCTGATCGAGGCGGTCGGCGGCACGCCGAACCTCGTCATCTCGGACATGGCGGCACCGACCACGGGCCACCAGAAGACCGACCACATCCGCACCATGCATCTGTGCGAAGTCGCGGCGCATTTCGCCGTCGAAGTTCTGTCCGAAGGCGGTCACTTCCTCGCCAAGACGTTCCAGGGCGGCACGGAAAAGGACCTGCTCAACATGCTGAAGCAGAACTTTCGCCAGGTGCTGCATATCAAGCCTGCCTCTTCGCGGCAGGAATCGGTCGAGATGTTCTTGCTCGCCAAGGGCTTCAAGGGGCGCAGGGGAGCGGGCGTCGTCGAACTGGACGAGGAGGGCTTTGCTCGTGATCCGCGCGAGGATGTTCCGGAAACCGAAGATCTCGACCAGGACTGA
- a CDS encoding VOC family protein, which produces MFTYITIGINDLPRAVSFYDAVLSTLGIERREIDDNEAGYAVAGDSRCRFWITHPFDRRPATVGNGSMPAFEAPSRAAVDAFYAAALAHGGTDDGAPGIRIFHPNFYSCYVRDPDGNKLSALCERPE; this is translated from the coding sequence ATGTTCACCTACATCACCATCGGCATCAACGATCTGCCCCGCGCAGTCAGCTTCTACGATGCGGTTCTTTCGACGCTTGGCATCGAGCGGCGGGAGATCGACGACAACGAGGCTGGATATGCGGTGGCCGGCGACAGTCGCTGCCGGTTCTGGATCACGCATCCCTTCGATCGCCGCCCGGCAACCGTCGGCAATGGCTCCATGCCGGCTTTCGAGGCGCCGTCACGGGCAGCGGTCGATGCGTTCTACGCGGCAGCGCTCGCCCATGGCGGCACGGATGACGGCGCACCGGGCATCCGTATCTTCCATCCCAATTTTTATTCCTGCTATGTCCGCGATCCCGATGGCAACAAGCTGTCGGCGCTGTGCGAACGGCCTGAGTGA
- a CDS encoding DHA2 family efflux MFS transporter permease subunit: MNRITPLILAVALFMEQMDSTVIATALPTIAADLGVGPITLKLALTAYMVALAIFIPVSGWMADRFGAKRIFRAAIVVFMIGSLLCAISGSLLFFVASRFLQGMGGAMMTPVGRLVLLRTTKKSELVSAMALLTIPGLLGPITGPPVGGFITTFFSWHWIFLINIPIGLLGLFLSSRYLPEIEPIETAAIDWRGFAFSSGAASGLVFGLSVLSLPALPIAVGATATLGGILCLVLYVVHARRHPAPLLALTLFANRSFRAAIIGGTVFRIAAGATPFLLPLMLQLGFGMSAFQSGMTTFIAAVGAISTKFIARRAFAAAGFRNLLIAAGIGGAITTAANSIFTPATPIALIMTMLLIGGFCRSFFFTGVNTLGYAEIEDGQASQATSLTSVLQQVSLALGVATAAAILEASTRVTGETLSLGDFHLAFAIVAGLSIFAVLPFFGLSRDVGSAVSGYRRAPEDDTISVK; the protein is encoded by the coding sequence ATGAACCGCATCACCCCCCTGATCCTCGCCGTCGCCCTGTTCATGGAGCAGATGGATTCCACTGTGATTGCGACCGCGTTGCCGACAATCGCCGCCGATCTCGGCGTTGGGCCGATCACGCTCAAGCTTGCCCTCACTGCCTATATGGTGGCGCTTGCAATCTTCATCCCGGTCAGCGGCTGGATGGCCGACCGCTTCGGCGCCAAACGAATTTTTCGTGCCGCGATCGTCGTGTTCATGATCGGCTCGCTGCTTTGTGCCATCTCCGGTTCGCTCCTCTTCTTCGTCGCCTCGCGCTTCCTGCAGGGCATGGGAGGCGCGATGATGACACCAGTCGGGCGACTCGTCCTGTTGCGCACCACCAAGAAATCCGAGCTGGTCTCTGCCATGGCGCTTCTCACCATTCCCGGCCTGCTCGGACCGATCACCGGACCGCCGGTGGGTGGTTTCATCACCACCTTTTTCAGCTGGCACTGGATCTTCCTGATCAACATTCCGATCGGACTTTTGGGTCTCTTCCTCTCCAGCCGCTACCTGCCGGAGATCGAGCCGATCGAGACCGCAGCGATCGACTGGCGCGGCTTTGCGTTCAGTTCCGGGGCAGCCTCCGGCCTGGTGTTCGGCCTTTCTGTCCTCAGCCTGCCGGCTTTGCCGATTGCCGTCGGCGCGACCGCTACGCTCGGCGGCATCCTCTGCCTCGTGCTTTATGTGGTCCATGCTCGGCGCCACCCTGCCCCGCTGCTCGCTCTGACGCTGTTTGCCAACCGGAGTTTTCGCGCGGCCATCATCGGCGGCACCGTGTTCCGCATAGCCGCCGGCGCGACGCCCTTCCTTTTGCCCCTGATGCTGCAGTTGGGTTTCGGTATGAGCGCCTTCCAATCGGGCATGACCACTTTCATCGCAGCCGTCGGCGCTATCTCGACCAAATTCATTGCCAGGCGCGCCTTTGCTGCGGCCGGCTTCCGGAACCTGCTGATCGCGGCCGGCATCGGCGGAGCGATCACGACGGCGGCGAACAGCATCTTTACACCGGCCACCCCGATCGCGTTGATCATGACCATGCTTTTGATCGGCGGCTTCTGCCGATCCTTCTTCTTCACCGGGGTGAACACGCTCGGTTATGCCGAAATCGAAGACGGGCAGGCATCGCAGGCGACGTCGCTGACCTCGGTGCTGCAGCAAGTGAGCCTGGCGCTGGGCGTGGCAACCGCCGCCGCCATCCTGGAGGCGAGCACGCGGGTGACCGGAGAGACGCTGTCGCTCGGCGATTTCCATCTGGCTTTTGCGATTGTCGCGGGATTGTCCATCTTCGCGGTCCTACCCTTCTTCGGGCTGTCGCGCGATGTCGGCTCGGCGGTGTCAGGCTATCGGCGGGCGCCCGAGGACGATACGATCAGCGTGAAGTGA
- a CDS encoding MBL fold metallo-hydrolase — MNRRMVLGGAGLALASPMIMTRAAVAQQTSADTSMSIDHAMPPETHRFNVGKFEVLVVKDGARPSGKPQETFGTNQTPEVVGALLEANFLPADNFVNSFAPVLVNTGSDVILFDTGMGEAGRANGLGRLAEGLTAAGYKREDVTIVVLTHMHGDHIGGLMEGGQPAFPNARYVTGQAEYDFWVDPARAGTPAENGQKGVLANVKPLAEKMTFIGDGGEVVSGITGMAAFGHSPGHMIYRLESDGRQLVLTADTANHFVLSLQRPDWEVRFDMDKAAAAATRKRVFDMIATDKLAFLGYHMPFPAVGYAEKIEEGYRFVPKAYQFDI, encoded by the coding sequence ATGAACAGAAGAATGGTATTGGGCGGAGCCGGCCTCGCGCTTGCATCGCCGATGATCATGACGCGCGCCGCCGTGGCGCAACAGACGAGTGCCGACACATCCATGAGCATCGATCACGCCATGCCTCCCGAAACGCACCGCTTCAATGTCGGAAAGTTCGAGGTCCTCGTCGTCAAGGACGGCGCTCGCCCCTCTGGCAAGCCGCAGGAAACATTCGGCACCAACCAGACGCCCGAAGTGGTCGGTGCTTTGCTTGAAGCGAATTTTCTGCCAGCCGACAACTTCGTCAACAGCTTTGCTCCTGTGCTCGTCAATACCGGCTCTGACGTCATCCTCTTCGACACGGGCATGGGAGAGGCGGGGCGTGCCAACGGCCTCGGTCGTCTGGCCGAGGGCCTGACCGCCGCCGGCTACAAGCGCGAAGACGTCACGATCGTCGTCTTGACCCATATGCATGGCGACCACATCGGCGGCCTGATGGAAGGGGGGCAGCCGGCTTTCCCCAATGCGCGTTACGTCACCGGACAGGCGGAATATGATTTCTGGGTCGACCCGGCCCGTGCCGGCACCCCGGCGGAAAACGGCCAGAAGGGTGTGCTGGCCAACGTCAAGCCTCTGGCGGAAAAGATGACCTTTATCGGCGATGGCGGCGAGGTGGTCTCCGGTATCACGGGCATGGCGGCTTTCGGCCATTCACCGGGCCACATGATCTACCGGCTGGAGTCGGATGGCCGCCAGCTGGTGCTGACCGCCGATACCGCCAATCACTTCGTGCTGTCGCTCCAGCGTCCGGACTGGGAAGTCCGCTTCGACATGGATAAGGCGGCTGCCGCAGCCACGCGCAAGAGGGTCTTCGACATGATCGCGACCGACAAGCTCGCCTTCCTTGGATATCACATGCCGTTCCCGGCCGTAGGTTATGCCGAGAAGATCGAAGAAGGCTACCGCTTCGTGCCCAAAGCCTATCAGTTCGACATCTGA
- a CDS encoding ATPase inhibitor subunit zeta, whose amino-acid sequence MVIGDSSKRARPHRDAHDDVLSGKICARRITLMARWATTVLDLEDAQTYAEELARAAASGDAGLLDRIRTDFQAAGIEILDEVLQDRMVALLRSAAEELRRSEHGHPHRGTEDGPN is encoded by the coding sequence ATGGTCATCGGTGACAGCAGCAAGAGAGCGCGGCCGCACAGAGACGCGCATGACGATGTTCTTTCCGGCAAGATTTGCGCCCGACGAATAACACTGATGGCACGATGGGCGACCACCGTCCTCGACCTTGAAGATGCGCAAACCTATGCCGAGGAACTGGCTCGGGCTGCTGCATCCGGCGATGCCGGGCTTCTAGATAGGATCCGAACGGATTTCCAGGCTGCGGGCATCGAGATCTTGGACGAAGTTCTGCAGGATCGGATGGTGGCCCTGTTGCGCAGCGCTGCAGAGGAGTTGCGGCGCAGCGAGCATGGCCATCCCCACCGCGGTACCGAGGATGGGCCAAATTGA
- the guaB gene encoding IMP dehydrogenase, producing MARIVMSATGAEALTFDDVLLQPGHSVVMPGQTNIATRIARDIELSLPILSSAMDTVTESRLAIAMAQSGGIGVIHRNLTPVEQAEEVRQVKKFESGMVVNPVTIGPDATLAEAKALMSAHGISGIPVVEGASRPGRLVGILTNRDVRFASDPNQKIYELMTRENLVTVRDGVDQQEAKRLLHSHRIEKLLVIDNEGRCVGLITVKDIEKSQLNPHAAKDAQGRLRVAAAISTGDDGVERAERLIDAGCDVIVVDTAHGHSQKVLDAVAHVKKMSNAIRIVAGNVATGEGTRALIDAGADCVKVGIGPGSICTTRIVAGVGVPQLAAVMAAVEEANKLDIPVIADGGLKFSGDVAKAIAAGASAVMVGSLLAGTDESPGEVYLYQGRSFKAYRGMGSVGAMARGSADRYFQAEVRDTLKLVPEGIEGQVPYKGPVSAVLHQLAGGLKAAMGYVGGKDIKEFQEKATFVRISGAGLRESHPHGVTITRESPNYPGAN from the coding sequence ATGGCACGCATCGTAATGTCGGCAACCGGCGCAGAAGCGCTCACCTTCGACGACGTCCTCCTGCAGCCGGGGCACTCGGTCGTCATGCCGGGTCAGACGAATATCGCCACCCGGATTGCAAGAGACATCGAACTCTCTCTGCCGATCCTCTCATCCGCCATGGACACGGTCACCGAAAGCAGGCTCGCCATCGCCATGGCCCAGTCCGGCGGCATCGGCGTCATTCACCGCAATCTCACCCCTGTCGAGCAGGCCGAAGAGGTCCGCCAGGTGAAGAAGTTCGAAAGCGGCATGGTCGTCAACCCGGTCACCATCGGCCCGGATGCCACACTCGCGGAAGCCAAGGCGCTGATGAGCGCGCACGGCATTTCCGGTATCCCGGTCGTCGAGGGCGCAAGCCGTCCCGGTCGCCTGGTCGGCATCCTGACGAACCGCGACGTACGCTTCGCCTCCGATCCGAACCAGAAGATCTACGAGCTGATGACCCGCGAAAACCTCGTCACGGTCAGGGACGGGGTAGACCAGCAGGAGGCCAAGCGCCTGTTGCATTCGCATCGCATCGAGAAGCTCCTCGTGATCGACAATGAAGGCCGTTGTGTCGGTCTGATTACCGTCAAGGACATCGAGAAGTCGCAGCTCAACCCGCATGCCGCCAAGGACGCCCAGGGCCGCCTGAGGGTCGCCGCTGCCATCTCCACCGGTGACGACGGCGTCGAGCGCGCAGAGCGCCTCATCGACGCCGGCTGCGATGTCATCGTCGTCGACACCGCCCACGGCCACAGCCAGAAGGTTCTGGATGCCGTCGCCCATGTGAAGAAGATGTCGAACGCCATTCGCATCGTTGCCGGCAATGTCGCGACCGGCGAGGGCACCCGCGCTCTGATCGACGCGGGCGCCGATTGCGTCAAGGTCGGCATCGGCCCGGGCTCGATCTGCACCACCCGTATCGTGGCCGGCGTCGGCGTGCCGCAGCTCGCAGCCGTGATGGCGGCTGTTGAAGAAGCCAACAAGCTGGACATCCCAGTTATCGCCGATGGTGGCCTGAAGTTCTCGGGCGACGTCGCCAAGGCAATTGCTGCCGGCGCCTCGGCCGTCATGGTCGGTTCGCTGCTGGCAGGCACCGATGAAAGCCCGGGTGAGGTCTATCTCTACCAGGGGCGCTCCTTCAAGGCCTATCGCGGCATGGGCTCCGTCGGTGCGATGGCCCGCGGCTCGGCCGACCGCTATTTCCAGGCGGAAGTACGCGATACGCTGAAGCTCGTACCGGAAGGCATCGAAGGCCAGGTTCCCTACAAGGGCCCGGTCTCGGCCGTCCTGCACCAGCTCGCCGGTGGCCTCAAGGCCGCCATGGGTTATGTCGGCGGCAAGGATATCAAGGAGTTCCAGGAAAAGGCGACCTTCGTGCGCATCTCGGGTGCCGGCCTGCGCGAAAGCCACCCGCATGGCGTGACGATCACCCGCGAGAGCCCCAACTATCCGGGCGCGAACTGA
- a CDS encoding MAPEG family protein encodes MSGFEMFWPMMAHAFLVFCLYGLLVRRRAAVVRAGKIDRSAFLENHAEPEESRAVNKAIANQFELPVLFYAISILLFMMEADNILSVSLAWLFVLSRYLQAYMHITGNLPLRRASFMAGFVSLFLMWLWLVAWMATS; translated from the coding sequence ATGAGCGGTTTCGAGATGTTCTGGCCAATGATGGCCCATGCCTTCCTCGTCTTCTGCCTCTACGGTCTGCTGGTCCGCCGCCGCGCGGCGGTGGTCCGCGCCGGCAAGATCGATCGCAGCGCCTTCCTGGAAAATCACGCCGAGCCAGAGGAAAGCCGCGCCGTCAACAAGGCGATCGCCAACCAGTTCGAGCTCCCCGTCCTGTTTTACGCCATTTCCATCCTGCTGTTCATGATGGAGGCAGACAATATCCTGTCGGTTTCGCTGGCTTGGCTTTTCGTTCTCTCCCGCTATCTCCAGGCTTATATGCACATCACCGGCAACCTGCCGCTGCGTCGGGCATCCTTCATGGCCGGTTTCGTCAGCCTATTCCTGATGTGGCTCTGGCTCGTCGCGTGGATGGCGACCAGCTGA
- the adhP gene encoding alcohol dehydrogenase AdhP: MASMMKAAVVREFGKPLVIEEMVIPEPGPGQILVKYEATGVCHTDLHAANGDWPVKPSPPFIPGHEGVGYVAKLGAGVSRIKEGDRVGVPWLHTACGCCSPCRTGWETLCGSQQNTGYSVNGTFAQYGLADPDFVGRLPDNLEFGPAAPVLCAGVTVYKGLKEAEVKPGEWVVISGIGGLGHMAVQYAKAMGMHVVAADIHEDKLALAKSLGADVVVNGADKDAIEQVQKATGGVHGALVTAVSPKAMEQAYGFLRSKGTMSLVGLPPGFISLPVFETVLKRITVRGSIVGTRQDLEESLQFAGEGKVAAHFSWDKLENINAIFQRMEEGKIDGRIVLDLAA; encoded by the coding sequence ATGGCATCGATGATGAAAGCCGCCGTTGTGCGGGAATTCGGCAAGCCGCTGGTGATCGAGGAGATGGTGATCCCCGAGCCCGGTCCCGGTCAGATCCTGGTCAAGTATGAGGCAACTGGCGTCTGCCACACGGACCTCCATGCCGCCAATGGCGATTGGCCGGTCAAGCCCAGCCCGCCCTTCATTCCTGGCCACGAAGGCGTCGGCTACGTCGCCAAGCTCGGTGCCGGCGTCTCCCGCATCAAGGAAGGCGACCGCGTTGGCGTGCCATGGCTGCACACCGCCTGCGGTTGCTGCTCGCCCTGCCGCACCGGCTGGGAAACGCTCTGCGGCAGCCAGCAGAACACAGGCTATTCGGTCAACGGCACGTTTGCGCAGTACGGCCTTGCCGATCCCGATTTCGTCGGCCGGCTTCCCGACAACCTCGAATTTGGCCCGGCAGCCCCCGTTCTCTGCGCCGGCGTCACTGTCTACAAGGGCCTCAAAGAGGCGGAAGTGAAGCCTGGCGAATGGGTCGTCATCTCCGGCATCGGTGGCCTTGGCCACATGGCCGTGCAGTATGCCAAAGCCATGGGCATGCATGTGGTCGCCGCTGATATTCACGAAGACAAGCTGGCGCTCGCGAAGAGCCTCGGCGCCGATGTCGTGGTCAACGGCGCGGACAAGGATGCGATCGAGCAGGTGCAGAAGGCGACCGGCGGTGTGCATGGCGCGCTGGTCACCGCCGTTTCGCCGAAGGCGATGGAGCAAGCCTATGGCTTCCTGCGCTCCAAGGGCACGATGTCCCTCGTCGGCCTGCCGCCGGGCTTCATCTCGCTGCCGGTCTTCGAAACCGTCTTGAAGCGCATCACCGTGCGTGGCTCGATCGTCGGCACACGTCAGGATCTGGAAGAAAGCCTGCAGTTTGCCGGCGAAGGCAAGGTCGCCGCGCATTTCAGCTGGGACAAGCTGGAAAACATCAACGCCATCTTCCAGCGCATGGAAGAGGGCAAGATCGACGGCCGCATCGTGCTGGACCTCGCAGCCTGA
- a CDS encoding DUF3734 domain-containing protein: MPDAVTNSETDRIFVFQGGGALGAYQAGAYEALHENDLEPDWLAGISIGAVNAAIIAGSPRDKRIVHLRDFWHTVSSSLDYGWAAQDNTLRRMQNDAAAMAATFFGVPGFFSPRLPTPRQLLENADMRVSYYDTGPLLKTLGRLIDFDLLNDSQTRLSLGAVEVKSGNFAYFDNRQTRLDVRHIAASGALPPGFAPVEIDGRSYWDGGLVSNTPLQHVLNVSDATRDLEIFQVDLFNARGDMPRDQFEVESRVKEIRYSSRTRMNTDEFARRQMVRRAAKRLLDKLPPEFRDDEDAKVLRSIGQEYDVTIVHLIHRRASHATHAMDVEFSRRSIEEHWKAGYDDASYTLKHPKWRGRGRPRDGIQIFDLARERHLRVKA, from the coding sequence ATGCCAGACGCCGTCACCAACTCTGAGACCGACCGTATCTTCGTCTTTCAGGGGGGTGGGGCACTCGGAGCGTATCAGGCTGGCGCCTATGAGGCGCTGCACGAAAACGATCTTGAGCCGGATTGGCTCGCCGGCATTTCGATCGGTGCCGTCAACGCAGCAATCATCGCCGGCAGCCCGCGCGACAAGCGCATCGTGCACTTGCGCGACTTCTGGCACACCGTCTCCAGCAGCCTGGATTACGGCTGGGCGGCGCAAGACAACACCTTGCGTCGAATGCAGAACGATGCGGCCGCCATGGCAGCCACCTTCTTCGGCGTGCCCGGCTTCTTCTCGCCGCGTCTTCCAACGCCGAGACAGTTGCTTGAAAATGCCGATATGCGCGTGAGCTATTATGATACAGGCCCCCTCCTGAAAACGCTGGGCCGGCTGATCGATTTCGATTTGCTCAACGACAGCCAGACACGGCTGAGCCTAGGGGCGGTTGAGGTGAAGTCAGGAAACTTCGCCTATTTCGATAACCGCCAGACCCGCCTTGATGTGCGCCACATCGCCGCTTCCGGCGCTCTGCCACCCGGTTTTGCACCGGTTGAGATCGATGGCCGCTCCTATTGGGACGGCGGGCTTGTCTCCAACACGCCGCTCCAGCATGTGCTGAATGTGAGCGACGCGACGCGCGATCTGGAGATTTTTCAGGTCGATCTGTTCAATGCCCGGGGCGACATGCCGCGCGACCAGTTCGAGGTGGAAAGCCGCGTCAAGGAAATCCGCTATTCCAGCCGTACCCGCATGAACACGGACGAATTCGCCCGCCGCCAGATGGTGCGGCGCGCAGCCAAGCGCCTGCTGGACAAGCTGCCGCCGGAATTCCGCGACGACGAAGACGCTAAGGTTCTGCGCTCGATCGGTCAGGAATACGACGTCACCATTGTCCACCTCATTCATCGCCGTGCCTCGCATGCCACCCATGCCATGGATGTAGAATTCTCCCGTCGCTCGATCGAGGAGCACTGGAAGGCCGGTTATGACGATGCCAGCTATACCTTGAAGCACCCAAAATGGCGGGGCCGCGGCAGGCCGCGCGACGGCATCCAGATCTTCGACCTCGCACGCGAACGTCATCTGCGCGTGAAGGCTTGA
- a CDS encoding TetR/AcrR family transcriptional regulator — translation MIDRTSVVRLALRKLPQQERSVQRLEAILDSAMSLVLEKDVSTVTMSEIAQRAGIPIGSLYQFFPQKAAVLKALHDRLSMEIEDRVSQIFSGVSSLEEAAKRGADALFELHTLFRERPIFMSIWQAIQSDKDLNHLSNDYHEHLMGIFLKDLAHLIPAEDLGKVRVTLKLFIITSGDVIRFATSQGPETARLYLDRWHQIVRTSLFTY, via the coding sequence ATGATAGACCGTACTTCAGTCGTGCGACTTGCATTGCGCAAGCTGCCACAGCAAGAGCGCAGTGTCCAAAGGCTTGAGGCCATCCTGGACTCGGCCATGTCGCTTGTTCTGGAAAAAGACGTTTCCACCGTCACGATGAGTGAAATCGCCCAGCGTGCCGGCATTCCGATCGGCTCGCTCTATCAGTTCTTCCCGCAAAAAGCTGCAGTGCTCAAGGCGCTGCACGATCGCCTCTCGATGGAGATCGAAGACAGGGTCAGTCAGATCTTTTCGGGCGTAAGTTCGCTGGAAGAGGCGGCGAAACGCGGTGCGGATGCACTGTTCGAACTGCATACCCTGTTTCGCGAGCGACCCATCTTCATGTCGATCTGGCAGGCGATCCAGTCGGACAAGGATCTCAACCACCTGTCGAACGACTACCACGAACACCTGATGGGGATTTTTCTCAAGGATCTTGCCCACCTCATCCCGGCCGAAGATCTCGGCAAGGTCCGCGTCACTTTGAAGCTGTTCATCATCACGAGCGGTGATGTCATCCGCTTCGCAACCAGCCAGGGACCGGAAACGGCACGGCTCTATCTCGATCGCTGGCACCAGATCGTGCGCACGAGCCTCTTCACCTACTGA